The genomic interval AAAAATATCATTAAAAAAAATGGAAACTATTTCTTCACTTCCCCAATCACATTTTCAATTGATTGAATCTTTTGCTTAAGCCTGTTATTCTTATTTGCCCGAATATCAAATTTTATTGAAGAATAAATTCTATCCGAATCATCTTTCAATTGTTGATAAGCCTTATTAAGCATCTCAGTTGCTTCTTCAAAAGTATCGGTTTCCACAATCGTTCCCATAGCTGTTAATTTGTAATTGTAGTTCTCCTTATCAATCATTTTTATTATCCTACTTACATACTTACTTACACTCCCACCTTTGTCGGTAGGAAACATTGCAAATTCTATTAAAACTGACATTTTACACTCCTTTATTTTTGTGCTAAAAATAATAATAATAAACAAAACAAGAAAAAATAGTTTTAATTCTTGATAAATATTTATTCACGAACTGTAAAGTTCAAAGGCTTAATTCTTTAAGAATACTTACTCAATAAAAGTTTTTTTTAAAAAAAGTTATCCACAATGCATTGCCATATTAATATTTGTAGTACATTTGTGGAGTATTGTGGAGGTAAGTGGTAAACGTAGGATAAAATTTTATCAAAATGATTAGTTTATTAGGTGAACATTATTGCAAATTGGATAGCAAAGGACGTGTTATACTTCCTGTTGCTATAAAAAAGCAAATCCCCACCAAGGATGAGGGGATTTTTGTAATAAACAGAGGTTTTGAAAAATGCTTGGTTCTTTACACAAAATCAGAATGGAGTAAAAAAACCAAAGAGATAAATAAACTGAATGCTTATGTAGCAAAAAATAGAAAATTTATCAGATATTTTTATAGAGGAGCAACTGAATTAAAACTTGATGCCTCTAACCGTTTGCTAATACCCAAAATGCTTAAAGGCTATGCATTTATTGAAAAAGAAATTGTTTTATTTGCTCATTCCAACAAAATTGAAATTTGGGATGTTGCATCTTACGAAAGTTTGATTGATGATGAGCCTAAAGACTTTGAAGATTTAGCAGAAAATGTAATGGGAAATATAAATATTGACGATGATGATGAGTAACTACCATACGCCTGTGATGCTAAATGAATGCATTGAAGGATTAAATATTATCCCGGAAGGGAAATATGTTGATGTTACTTTTGGCGGTGGTGGACATTCTAATAAAATATTTGAAAAGCTTGAAGGTGGGAAATTAATTGCATTTGATAAAGACGATGATGTAAGTTCTAATAAAATTGATAATGAAAAATTTATTTTTATAAGACAAGATTTTTCATACTTAAAAA from Bacteroidota bacterium carries:
- a CDS encoding MTH1187 family thiamine-binding protein, with amino-acid sequence MSVLIEFAMFPTDKGGSVSKYVSRIIKMIDKENYNYKLTAMGTIVETDTFEEATEMLNKAYQQLKDDSDRIYSSIKFDIRANKNNRLKQKIQSIENVIGEVKK
- the mraZ gene encoding division/cell wall cluster transcriptional repressor MraZ; protein product: MISLLGEHYCKLDSKGRVILPVAIKKQIPTKDEGIFVINRGFEKCLVLYTKSEWSKKTKEINKLNAYVAKNRKFIRYFYRGATELKLDASNRLLIPKMLKGYAFIEKEIVLFAHSNKIEIWDVASYESLIDDEPKDFEDLAENVMGNINIDDDDE